ATGACTTGGCGAGCGCTGGACGCTTCGCTGGTGGTGACCTCAAGCAGTCGGGTTGCCACGGCGGGCAAGGTCGGTAGAGAATCGACCTGGGACAGGACAAGCTCGACCTGGGCCGGCTTGGCGACGTGCCCCTCGGCTGGTTTCGACATCCAAGCAGCAGTCATGTGTCCCCTCAGCGTTCCCTTAGTGACATCCTTTCCCTCTCCAGAGGCGCCGGTCGGCATTTGCCGGCCCCCGGGTGGACAGCCGATCAGTCGCCCCGGCACATTCTAGACCTGAACCAACTTCAGAATCCGCGAAATCAGCTCGTCGATCTGGAACGGCTTACGCAGAAAATCGTCGGCGCCGGAAGCCAGCAGTTCATTGATTTCGTCCGGGTCTGCCACGCCACTGATCAGGATGATCTTCATGTCCGCGAAGGCCGGGTTCGACCGTACGGCCTTGCAGACGCGGTTGCCGTCGATGTCCGGAAGCTTGTAGTCCAGCACGATGCAATCCGGTCGGAACTCCTGGGTGGTCAAACCGGCCTCGTAGCCGCCTCGAGCAACCCGGACTTCAAAGCGGCCGTCGCGTTCCAGCAACTCGGTCAGCATTTCGAGAATGGCTTCGTCATCATCCACCACCAGCACCCGCTTCTTGCCCGAATCGAGATTGTCCAGCGGGATACCGTTCTCTTTCATGAACTGGATGAGGCTTTCCCGCGGGATACGCCGGAACTTCGATCCCGGCACGCGGAAGCCCTTGAGACGACCGCTATCGAAGCACCGGATGACAGTCTGCTGGCTGACCTTGCAGATCTCGGCAACCTCACCGGTCGTATAAACGCCCTTGGGTCCGATTTTCTCCTCTTTATCCACCGGCATCTTCCCGTTCTCCCGAGTCATCCCATTCCACAATAACACCCAAATTCCCGCATCCGGCCAAAGTTTCCTATCTTAGCCATCTTCACTGCATACTCTACAATTCCGCGTTGCTCGTGTCAAACCGAATTTTCGGAGCTTCCGGAACCAAGTCCGATCAGACTGGTAGTGCTGATAAAGGTGCCCGGCTGGTGTTAAGAATAACCTTTCGTGAGGGTGTCACCTTCCCGTCTGCTTGCTTTTTCGGGGCAATTCGGTTTGCGTTATCCGGTCGTGGCTTATGGGCAAGGTGGAATTATTTGCGGCAATTCGTTGCCTTCTGCCAGCCGACTTGCTCGGGCGCTCGCCTGTCCTTACCAGTTCGGTTCGAGCCGCTCAAAAAGCCGAAGTACCGGTTAGACAAGATCGCGGAAAAGACGGGCTAGCGTCTCCTTGGCATCTCCCAGGAGCAGTATCGTGCGGGGTTGCCGATAGAGCGGGTTCTCGACACCGGAGTAACCCGGTCGATCATCGAGATTGCAGACGATGACTGTGCCAGCTTCGTGGGCCAGCAGAATGGGCATACCCGAGATGGGTGTTCCTTGGCTCTCAATGGCCGCGGGATTGACGACGTCGCAGGCCCCCACGATAAGTGCCAGATCGGTTTGGGCAAACTGCGGGTTGACGTCCTTTAACTCACGGATCATGCCGTAGTCGACCTCGGCTTCGGCCAGCAAGACGTGCATGTGCCCTGGCATGCGCCCGGCAACAGGGTGGATGGCGAACAGCACGCTCTTCCCCATGCTCGCCAAGCGCTCCGCCAGTCGGACCGTCGTCTCCTGAGCGTCAGCCAGAGCCATGCCATAACCCGGAACGATGATGACGGATTGGGCGCTGCGGACGGCTTCGATAGCCCGAGAAAAAGGATCCATTGTTTCAGGCTGAACCAATGGCTCCGCGGGGAGCGGCGAATTCTCAAGGCAGGTCCGGCTTGGGGTGATCGCCTCAGCCCTGGTTGCAGGTCCAGCTTCCAGTCCCGCGTCTGCCGGACGCAGCCCGGCGAAGACATTCGTCAGGCTGCGATTCATGGCCCGGCACATGACGTGCGTCAGGATCGAGCCCGACGCCGCCACCGTTGCCCCGCAAACGATAAGCAACTGATTGCGGATCGCCACCCCGCAGAGGGCGGCCGCCAAGCCTGCGGTGGCGTTCAGGAAGGAAATGAGTACGGGCATGTCCGCACCGCCGATCCGGACCGAGAACACTACGCCCCACGCCGCGGCAACCACGAACAGGGTCGCTGAGACCGCCGCCACAACAGCCGCTCGATCAGCCAGACCCGCCGCAAGCATCAGCAAGACGCATCCGATCGACAGGGCCGCAAGGACGACGTTGTGGCCGGCGAGAATTACCGGAGTCTGGCGAATTCGGCCGGCGAGCTTGCCGCTTGCGACCATGCTCCCACTGAATGTTGCCGTCCCAACACAGAGCCCCAGCAGAGCCGACACCTCGGACAGGCTCGACAAGGATCGCCCGGTTTGCCCCACCAATTCGACAAAGGATACGAGAAACGCTGCCACGCCGCCCATACCGTGCTGGAAGGCGACCATCGCCGGGATCTGAATCATTCTGACCCGAAGAGCCATCGCGCAACCGGTCGCGATCCCCGCAGCGCCCGCCACCAGCATCACCGGGAGGGCCGCCACAGAGTGACGCGCCAGGACGATCGCGACCGCACAAGCCAGTGCAAAGGCGGCCGTCAGATTGCCGGTACGGGCGCCCCGCGGCGTTCGGAATTGCGAGATACCCAGAACCAGGATCAGCGACACACCCAGATCGACCAGCAATTGTCCCATGCGACTCTCCGTACCCGCCAAGACCCTTTTGAGCAACCGCGGCTTGCCGTCGTATCTGCGGTACTCATTCCCCCGGATCGGTCGACCCTTTCTTGCGAAACAGGCCCAACATTCGATCGGTAATGACAAATCCTCCCACGAGGTTGAACGCCGCCGCCGCCAGGGCCGCCGCGCCGAGCGTCTTTTCCATTGTTCTTGCGTGCCCGGTAAACAGCAGCAATGCGCCAAGGATCGTGACCGCCGAGATGGCATTAGTCATGGACATCAGCGGCGTGTGCAGCATCGCCGGAACCCGTGAGATGAGGACGTAGCCGGTCGCAAAAGCAGCGGCAAAGACTGCGAGCATCAACAGGAGATCCAACATCGCGATATAATCCTTGGGCCTGCTGTCTGCCATGGCTTAGCCCATGGCCTTCAGGGCTCCCTTGTGGACGATCTTTCCATCGATGGTCACGAGCGAGTGTAGGACGATCTCGTCCTCGAGGTTGGGCCGGCCGGGGCCGTTGGGAAACAGGTTCTCGACATAGTGAAGCATGTTATGGGCGTACAACCAGGTTGCGTCGACGGCCATCGAGCCGGGGATGTTCGCCGTTCCGCAGATGTACACGTCGTGGACCATGACTTCGCGACCTGAGACGGTCATTGCGCAGTTGCCGCCTTGATCGATTGACACGTCCACCACCACCGAGCCGGGTTTCATGTTCATCACCATGTCTTCGGTAATCAGCACGGGCGCTAACTCGCCCGGAACCAATGCGCTCAGAATGATGATGTCGACCTGCGGCACGATGGAACGAAGCATCTCTCGTTCCCGCTCCAGCCATTCCGGAGGCAGAGCCCGGGCATAGCCGCCTTCGCCATGGGCCAGCTCATCAGGTACTTCGAAACCGACAACCTGCGTGCCCTTGAGGCTTCCGGCCTCGCGGCGGGCCTCGCTACGGATGTCCACCACCTTGACCACCCCTCCCAGCCGCTTCGCGGTGGCGATGGCCTGCAGGCCGACGACACCAGCCCCGACCACCAGAATCTGGGCCGGTTGTATCGTGCCGATGGCCGTCCCGATCATCGGAATGAAGCGAGGGAAATGGTTCGCAGCGATCAGAATGGAGCGATAGCCGGTGATGGTGCTCATGGAGGTCAGGGCGTCCATGGTCTGGGCCCTCGAGATGCGCGGCACGCCGTCCATGGTCAGGGCGATCACGCCGCGATCGCGAAGCGTGCGGACCATGTCGTGATTGGCCGGGGCGGCCGGGTGCAGAAAGGTGATCAAAATCGAGCCCTTGTGGAGTAGAGCAGCCTCGTGAGCCTGCAACTGCTCGTTGAAACACGGTTGCTTGACCTTGAGTATGACGTCCGACCGGTCAAAGAGCGACCGGGCATCAGGCACGATCTCGGCCCCCGCCTTGGCGTACTCCTCGTCCGATCGAAACACGCCTCTTCCGGCCGATCGCTCGACCAGGACCGTAAAGCCCATTTGGACGTATCGGGCGACGGTTTCGGGCAAAGCTGACACCCGGCGTTCCTCCGCGAGAATCTCCCTGGGTATGCCGATGATCATACTCAACACCTCATCTGACGGCGAAAACAGGCCATTCGCAGGGTAACATCATCACGACTCGTGGCCACTTCAGTCAAGGCGCGCTGGTCAGCCTGGACGGACGGCGATGCCGGCCATGCCGGCCATTCTCGTGGCGATTCCTGCCTGCATGCCCGCCTATAGGAAGCACAAGGCGGGGGCGGGAAGGTTGACAGCCGCCCGCCCCCTTCGCGAACGGTCCGCTTTGCGGCCTGCGTCAGGCCCGTCGAGCGATGCTCAAACAGCAAGTGCATGGGTTGTGCAATGCCGTCGGCCGTTGGCCGAGCACATACTATTGCCGCCGCGGCTCAGGCGAGATCATCAGCGGAGGGGTGATCGATTCTTTCAGGCTGCCGATCAGCGGGGCGACCGTTGCCGCCTTGAGTACTGGCGGAGGCGCATGCGGCGCCACAACCGGCGGAACAAGCGTCTACGCCTTGGCCAAGGTTCCGGCGGCCCCGGCAGGGTCGACCGCCTCGCCGGCACTTACAGCTTTCCTCCCTGCCGATGAACGACGTACAACGACAGCGTGGCGATGTCCGCCGGGCTGATACCGCTGATGCGGGCGGCCTGGCCCAGGCTGCGCGGACGGAAGCGAGTGAATTTCTCGCGGGCCTCGTAGCGGAGTTCGGCAACGGAGGCAAAGTCAAACGATTCGGGGATCGTCCGGGACTCCAGGTGCCGATAGCGTTCGATCTGGCGTTGTTCGCGCTCCAGATAGCCGGCGTACTTGGCCCGAATCTCTGTCGCCTGGAGGACGGCGAGTAATGGTTTGGGCCCGAGCTCCGGGTAGTCCTGATACAGTTGGGCCAGCGTGACCGTGGGCCGCTTGAGCAGCTCCAGCAGCGATTGCCCGCCGGCACGCTTCGATCTCAGGGCAGTCTCCAGCAACTCGATCGCGGCTTGCTTGGCGGAGAAAGCCCGCCACCTGGCGTCGTCGACTAATCCGATCCGCCGCCCGATCGGCGTCAACCGGGCGTCGGCGTTGTCGCTGCGCAGGTGCAAGCGATACTCGGCGCGCGAGGTGAACATGCGATACGGCTCATCCGGCGGGCGGGTCACGAGGTCATCGATCATGACGCCGATGTAAGCCTCATCACGACCGAGAATCACCGGCTCGCGCCCAAGGACTTTCGCGGCAGCGTTCATCCCTGCGACCAGGCCCTGCCCGCCGGCCTCTTCGTAACCGCTGGTACCATTGATCTGGCCGGCAAGAAACAGCCCCGCAACCCGCTTGGTTTCCAGCGTCGAGGCGATTTGATCCGTGGGTACCCAATCGTATTCGATGGCGTAGCCGTACTGGACGATCTCCGCCCGCTGGAATCCGTCGATCGAGTGAACCATGACGTCCTGGACGTCTTTGGGCAGCGAGGTGGGGATTCCGTTGCAGTACATCCAAGGGCTTTCGTATCCCTCGGGCTCAAGGAAGACCTGATGCGAAGACTTGTCGGCAAACCGCATGACTTTGTCTTCGATGCTCGGGCAGTACCGCGGCCCGCGCGATTTGATCTGGCCGGAGTACATCGGGGCACGGTGGATGTTCTCGCGAATGATGCGGTGCGTCTGCTCGTTGGTGTGGGTGATCCAGCACGGCACCTGACGCTGGGTAATGCGGTCGTTCATGAAGGAGAATGGCTCGGGCTGCTCGTCGCCGGGCTGAGGCGTCATGCGATCGAAATCGACCGAGTCACGGTGTATTCGCGGCGGTGTGCCGGTCTTCAAGCGGCCGAGGGTGAAACCCAATGCCGCGAGGCTTTCGCTCAAGCCAATGGCCGCCGGCTCGCCGATCCGCCCACCCTCGGTGAGAACCGGTCCACAGTGCATCAGGCCGCGCAGGAACGTGCCGGTGGTGAGCACCACGGCCTTGGCGTGCAGTTCTCGCCCATCGGCCAACTGAACGCCTGTCACGCGAAAACCATCCTGGTATCTTTTCTCTTCTTCAGGCCTCTTGACTGCATCCTCTTTGCCCGGCCCTTGTTCCCCGTCCCATGTCCCGTCCTCGCTGAACCCCGAACCCAGCTCGTCACGCCGTAGCTCGGCGAAGGGGCAAACCCTGAGTCTTTCGGCGATCCCCTCGATGATCTCTAAGCCGGGTACCGAGCGCAGCAAGTCGATCACCGCCTGTGTGTACAGCACTCGATCCGCCTGTGCACGT
The window above is part of the Phycisphaerae bacterium genome. Proteins encoded here:
- a CDS encoding response regulator; protein product: MPVDKEEKIGPKGVYTTGEVAEICKVSQQTVIRCFDSGRLKGFRVPGSKFRRIPRESLIQFMKENGIPLDNLDSGKKRVLVVDDDEAILEMLTELLERDGRFEVRVARGGYEAGLTTQEFRPDCIVLDYKLPDIDGNRVCKAVRSNPAFADMKIILISGVADPDEINELLASGADDFLRKPFQIDELISRILKLVQV
- a CDS encoding NAD(P)(+) transhydrogenase (Re/Si-specific) subunit beta, with translation MGQLLVDLGVSLILVLGISQFRTPRGARTGNLTAAFALACAVAIVLARHSVAALPVMLVAGAAGIATGCAMALRVRMIQIPAMVAFQHGMGGVAAFLVSFVELVGQTGRSLSSLSEVSALLGLCVGTATFSGSMVASGKLAGRIRQTPVILAGHNVVLAALSIGCVLLMLAAGLADRAAVVAAVSATLFVVAAAWGVVFSVRIGGADMPVLISFLNATAGLAAALCGVAIRNQLLIVCGATVAASGSILTHVMCRAMNRSLTNVFAGLRPADAGLEAGPATRAEAITPSRTCLENSPLPAEPLVQPETMDPFSRAIEAVRSAQSVIIVPGYGMALADAQETTVRLAERLASMGKSVLFAIHPVAGRMPGHMHVLLAEAEVDYGMIRELKDVNPQFAQTDLALIVGACDVVNPAAIESQGTPISGMPILLAHEAGTVIVCNLDDRPGYSGVENPLYRQPRTILLLGDAKETLARLFRDLV
- a CDS encoding NAD(P) transhydrogenase subunit alpha, translated to MADSRPKDYIAMLDLLLMLAVFAAAFATGYVLISRVPAMLHTPLMSMTNAISAVTILGALLLFTGHARTMEKTLGAAALAAAAFNLVGGFVITDRMLGLFRKKGSTDPGE
- a CDS encoding NAD(P) transhydrogenase subunit alpha, with protein sequence MIIGIPREILAEERRVSALPETVARYVQMGFTVLVERSAGRGVFRSDEEYAKAGAEIVPDARSLFDRSDVILKVKQPCFNEQLQAHEAALLHKGSILITFLHPAAPANHDMVRTLRDRGVIALTMDGVPRISRAQTMDALTSMSTITGYRSILIAANHFPRFIPMIGTAIGTIQPAQILVVGAGVVGLQAIATAKRLGGVVKVVDIRSEARREAGSLKGTQVVGFEVPDELAHGEGGYARALPPEWLEREREMLRSIVPQVDIIILSALVPGELAPVLITEDMVMNMKPGSVVVDVSIDQGGNCAMTVSGREVMVHDVYICGTANIPGSMAVDATWLYAHNMLHYVENLFPNGPGRPNLEDEIVLHSLVTIDGKIVHKGALKAMG
- the mnmG gene encoding tRNA uridine-5-carboxymethylaminomethyl(34) synthesis enzyme MnmG, whose protein sequence is MRFDVVVVGGGHAGCEAAWAAAKMGCRTALVTMRIDAIARMSCNPAIGGLGKGQMVREIDALGGLMGLAIDRAGIQFRILNRSKGPAVQAPRAQADRVLYTQAVIDLLRSVPGLEIIEGIAERLRVCPFAELRRDELGSGFSEDGTWDGEQGPGKEDAVKRPEEEKRYQDGFRVTGVQLADGRELHAKAVVLTTGTFLRGLMHCGPVLTEGGRIGEPAAIGLSESLAALGFTLGRLKTGTPPRIHRDSVDFDRMTPQPGDEQPEPFSFMNDRITQRQVPCWITHTNEQTHRIIRENIHRAPMYSGQIKSRGPRYCPSIEDKVMRFADKSSHQVFLEPEGYESPWMYCNGIPTSLPKDVQDVMVHSIDGFQRAEIVQYGYAIEYDWVPTDQIASTLETKRVAGLFLAGQINGTSGYEEAGGQGLVAGMNAAAKVLGREPVILGRDEAYIGVMIDDLVTRPPDEPYRMFTSRAEYRLHLRSDNADARLTPIGRRIGLVDDARWRAFSAKQAAIELLETALRSKRAGGQSLLELLKRPTVTLAQLYQDYPELGPKPLLAVLQATEIRAKYAGYLEREQRQIERYRHLESRTIPESFDFASVAELRYEAREKFTRFRPRSLGQAARISGISPADIATLSLYVVHRQGGKL